From Anopheles funestus chromosome 3RL, idAnoFuneDA-416_04, whole genome shotgun sequence, a single genomic window includes:
- the LOC125771532 gene encoding alkaline phosphatase 4-like, whose amino-acid sequence MPREEFNIATNDSAEGSYTSQQWRSQMHDTTRDPESVDKSFTRRKVGCGYSVLCVCTLLLIVFGIVLLCIGFIVVYENEGQVVATVDLFADELPPEQAIWFESNLAELRNAFRVVEENKKRARNVILFVALDSVDSSYADTRPIWESFPHLALLRPTMQEQRTPRASFNPTSMFCGIETHSHTIGFDSAVKPWEECVSAPNSTHHAASILQWAQTVGRRTGVVTNGEIVQPFPAALYAHAANASWLHSSPDPLLCPDVRSQLLHGETGKQLNVIAGTLNCPDEFCREAFESEWVNHRSVDQSTYKLSKDMGDLLDPKLDDVDYALGLYDKQSLAEPAAFYDLIVGALTVLKSPEGFLLVAIADPKVQASVSEIDAAVRATLQKLSGVLDDSLIVVVRSDARDVGSSFATVHAIGPMSHLLHRVHNQTFLTHFISYAARIGRFRDADLTNLILQII is encoded by the exons ATGCCACGGGAAGAGTTTAACATTGCAACGAATGATTCTGCAGAAGGTTCCTACACTTCGCAACAGTGGAGAAGTCAAATGCACGACACTACCAGGGATCCCGAAAGTGTGGATAAAAGCTTTACAAGACGAAAAGTAGGCTGCGGATATAGTGTGCTGTGTGTCTGTACGCTACTGTTAATTGTATTTGGCATCGTGCTCCTGTGCATCGGCTTTATAGTGGTGTACGAAAACGAAGGTCAAGTCGTAGCTACGGTTGATCTATTTGCCGACGAGTTACCTCCAG AACAAGCCATTTGGTTTGAATCGAATCTGGCCGAGCTGCGCAATGCATTTCGTGTGGTGGAGGAGAATAAGAAACGGGCGAGAAATGTCATCCTGTTCGTAGCGCTGGATAGTGTCGACTCCTCCTATGCCGACACCAGACCCATCTGGGAATCGTTTCCACATCTTGCCCTGCTTCGTCCAACGATGCAGGAGCAGCGGACACCGCGTGCGTCATTTAATCCGACCTCCATGTTCTGCGGCATTGAAACCCATTCGCACACTATCGGGTTTGATTCGGCCGTCAAACCTTGGGAAGAATGCGTCAGCGCACCGAACAGCACGCATCATGCCGCTTCGATCTTGCAATGGGCTCAAACGGTTGGCCGTCGTACGGGGGTGGTAACGAATGGTGAGATTGTTCAACCGTTCCCAGCAGCATTGTATGCGCACGCAGCTAATGCTAGCTGGCTGCACAGTAGCCCAGATCCATTGCTATGTCCAGATGTGCGATCGCAGCTACTTCATGGGGAGACTGGCAAACAGCTGAATGTTATTGCCGGTACGCTAAACTGTCCCGATGAGTTTTGCCGGGAAGCGTTCGAGTCCGAATGGGTGAACCATCGTTCGGTGGATCAATCGACGTACAAACTCTCGAAGGATATGGGCGATCTGTTAGATCCCAAGCTGGATGATGTGGACTATGCGCTTGGATTGTATGATAAGCAATCGTTGGCAGAGCCAGCTGCGTTTTACGATCTAATTGTGGGCGCTTTGACTGTGCTGAAAAGTCCCGAAGGATTTCTGCTCGTTGCCATCGCTGATCCGAAAGTTCAAGCATCTGTAAGCGAAATTGACGCCGCCGTAAGAGCAACTCTACAGAAGCTCAG TGGCGTTCTGGATGATAGTTTAATCGTCGTAGTACGTTCCGATGCCAGAGACGTTGGTTCCTCGTTCGCAACAGTACATGCAATTGGACCGATGTCCCACCTGTTGCATCGAGTGCACAATCAAACATTCTTGACTCACTTCATCTCGTACGCAGCTCGCATTGGGCGTTTCAGGGATGCCGACCTAACGAATCTGATTCtacaaataatataa
- the LOC125771531 gene encoding eukaryotic translation initiation factor 5 yields the protein MATVNVNRNVTDIFYRYKMPRINAKVEGKGNGIKTVIVNMAEVARAIGRPATYPTKYFGCELGAQTQFDHKNERFIVNGSHDAAKLQDLLDGFIRKFVLCPECDNPETDLLVSSKKGTISQGCKACGFHGPLDVNHKVNTFIIKNPPNVNPASQGASLTEGKRSKRTKKGENGDDSTVGLNTTNGGSTTENGGAETNGDESPNGSIAGGAVGENGEDDVNWTVDTSEEAVRARMQDLTDGAKNMTVSDDFDKTEKERINIFYELVKKKRDANELDNVQVHKELVTEASRLDIQSKATLVLVELLFTANITQEARKYRNLLLRFTHEDKKAQKYFMGGLEQMISLHADKLMDKVPGILKLFYDSDVLDEKIILDWSQKVSKKYVSKEIAAQIHERAKPFIQWLQEAEEEESSEEDDDSDLEIEYDDRAKVDSLRKEPAKPDPKKLAKASLEEDDEDGDDLNIDDI from the exons ATGGCTACCGTGAACGTGAATCGTAATGTGACCGATATCTTCTACCGTTACAAGATGCCTCGCATCAATGCAAAGGTGGAGGGTAAAGGAAATGGCATTAAAACGGTGATCGTGAACATGGCCGAGGTGGCTAGAGCTATTGGTCGTCCTGCAACCTACCCGACGAAGTACTTCGGTTGCGAACTTGGAGCGCAAACTCAATTCGACCATAAG AATGAACGCTTCATTGTGAATGGTTCGCACGATGCTGCCAAGCTGCAGGATCTGCTCGACGGTTTCATCCGCAAGTTCGTCCTTTGTCCGGAGTGCGATAATCCGGAGACGGATCTGCTGGTATCGTCGAAGAAGGGTACCATCTCGCAGGGTTGCAAGGCGTGTGGTTTTCACGGACCGCTCGATGTGAACCACAAGGTGAACACGTTCATTATCAAGAACCCACCGAACGTAAACCCGGCAAGCCAGGGCGCATCGTTGACCGAAGGTAAGCGTAGCAAGCGCACCAAGAAGGGTGAAAACGGGGACGACTCAACGGTCGGACTGAACACCACTAACGGTGGCAGCACAACGGAGAACGGTGGTGCCGAGACTAATGGGGACGAGTCACCGAATGGGTCGATTGCGGGCGGCGCGGTTGGCGAGAACGGCGAGGACGATGTGAACTGGACGGTGGACACGTCGGAGGAAGCGGTACGCGCTCGCATGCAGGATCTTACTGACGGTGCGAAGAATATGACCGTATCGGACGATTTCGATAAGACGGAAAAGGAACGTATCAACATATTCTACGAGCTGGTCAAGAAGAAGCGGGACGCGAACGAGCTGGACAACGTGCAGGTGCACAAGGAGCTCGTAACCGAAGCGAGCCGGCTCGACATCCAGTCGAAGGCAACGCTCGTGCTGGTGGAGCTGCTGTTCACCGCCAACATTACGCAGGAGGCCCGCAAGTACCGTAACCTGCTGCTGCGCTTTACCCACGAGGACAAGAAGGCGCAGAAGTACTTTATGGGTGGGTTGGAGCAAATGATTTCCCTGCACGCGGACAAGCTGATGGACAAGGTGCCCGGTATACTGAAGCTGTTCTACGATAGCGATGTGCTGGACGAGAAGATCATACTGGACTGGTCGCAGAAGGTTAGCAAGAAGTACGTCTCGAAGGAGATCGCCGCCCAGATACACGAGCGCGCCAAACCCTTCATCCAATGGCTGCAGGAAGCGGAGGAAGAGGAGTCATCCGAGGAGGATGACGATTCGGATCTGGAAATCGAGTACGATGACCGCGCGAAGGTGGACTCGCTGCGCAAGGAACCGGCCAAACCGGACCCGAAGAAGCTGGCCAAGGCATCGCTCGAGGAGGACGATGAGGATGGCGACGATTTGAACATCGACGATATCTAA
- the LOC125771529 gene encoding protein aubergine-like, whose product MDQQPNRGRGRGTRGGPGGGGGQPNWNRGAGDGPSTSGQQPVPQQQTPVAGTSGGGGGGGGRNGGGGAAGNSPPIAHRGGGNGNGGDSATLGRGAIRGMRYIPEVVVTRNANSPAKQGVTGNKLVVKTNYFRLTRKDQDKSVFQYRVDFEPLVEDVRVMQALIRTQGPVIGPYIFDGTMLFLYNKLRSEMVELQVKDPRTDVLYKLTIRHVGTVDMASEMAFMILNLMHRQAMGSLKLLMINRNFFDPEAKIAIPQYGLELYPGYVTSIRQHESDVLMCVDITHRVLRTDTCYKILQNMQRQPGAFRTNFQNMMIGANVMSVYNQKMYKICDVDFNSSPSSTFPTKEGDNITFIDYYKKQYNITIRDPKQPMLISLPNERLVRLGMDKPILLVPELCRMTGITEDMRKDFNLMRAIADHTRLGADKRIQRLQRFNERLQNSANREVFQFWKTELDRRLVEVPARVLRQESIMFRLEGDGVPAGPEADWGQALHKNQMFKTIPLQRWYVVCERGKETLVKDFIGCMMQAGRGMSFRIAEPQIVTVQNDSGQAYNQMLAKLFNEDLQLVMCVVPNDRADRYASIKKVCCVQRAIPCQVMKSRTITPKNGNVRTLMSVATKVVIQLNCKLGGIPWMVKNPLGHAMVVGFDVCHDTNDKSKSFGALVATMYSPKQVDPKYFSTIEPHKRGEELSNFIASGIGKSLREYQRAYGANNLPRRIILYRDGVGEGQLGHVVNFETKTIKSTLNQIYANFKDFKPMLTIMVVNKRINTRLFMADRNPPPGTIVDDIITLPERSDFYMISQTVRQGTVSPTSYNIVHDESGLTVDQLQVYTSKQTHLYYNWCGTIAVPAVCQYAHKLAFLTSQHLHQQPNQNLSNRLYYL is encoded by the exons ATGGATCAACAACCAAATCGTGGACGAGGACGAGGAACTCGCGGAGGCCCAGGAGGGGGCGGAGGGCAACCCAACTGGAATCGGGGAGCAGGGGACGGGCCCAGCACTAGTGGGCAGCAGCCAGTGCCACAGCAGCAAACTCCGGTTGCCGGAactagtggtggtggtggtggtggtggaggccgtaatggtggtggtggcgcaGCCGGCAATTCACCGCCGATCGCTCACCGCGGAGGTGGTAACGGCAATGGTGGCGATTCGGCAACACTCGGCCGTGGTGCTATCCGCGGTATGCGATACATCCCGGAGGTGGTGGTTACGCGAAACGCAAATTCACCTGCAAAGCAGGGCGTCACCGGCAACAAGCTGGTGGTGAAAACCAACTACTTCCGGTTGACGCGAAAGGACCAGGACAAGTCCGTCTTTCAGTATCGCGTCGATTTCGAACCCCTGGTGGAGGATGTGCGCGTCATGCAAGCACTGATACGGACCCAGGGGCCGGTAATCGGCCCGTACATCTTCGACGGTACGATGCTGTTTCTGTACAACAAGCTGCGCTCGGAGATGGTCGAACTGCAGGTGAAGGATCCGCGCACGGACGTGCTGTATAAGCTGACGATCCGGCACGTCGGTACAGTAGACATGGCCAGTGAAATGGCCTTCATGATCCTGAACCTCATGCACCGCCAAGCGATGGGTAGTCTGAAGCTGTTGATGATCAATCGCAACTTTTTCGATCCGGAAGCGAAAATTGCTATCCCGCAGTACGGGCTGGAACTATACCCTGGGTATGTGACATCGATTCGCCAGCACGAAAGCGATGTGTTGATGTGCGTGGACATAACGCACCGTGTGCTGCGGACGGATACATGCTACAAGATACTGCAGAACATGCAGCGCCAGCCGGGTGCGTTTAGGACGAACTTTCAAAACATGATGATCGGTGCGAACGTGATGTCCGTGTACAACCAGAAGATGTACAAAATTTGTGATGTCGATTTCAACTCGTCACCCTCGTCAACGTTCCCGACCAAGGAAGGTGATAACATCACGTTCATCGATTATTACAAAAAGCAGTACAACATTACGATTCGAGACCCGAAGCAACCGATGCTGATATCGCTGCCGAACGAACGGCTCGTTCGCCTTGGGATGGACAAACCGATTTTGCTGGTGCCGGAGCTGTGCCGTATGACGGGCATCACGGAGGATATGCGGAAGGACTTCAATCTGATGCGCGCCATTGCCGACCATACGCGGCTCGGTGCGGATAAGCGCATCCAGCGGCTGCAGCGCTTTAACGAGCGTCTGCAGAATTCCGCCAACCGGGAGGTGTTCCAGTTCTGGAAGACGGAGCTGGATCGGCGTTTGGTCGAGGTGCCGGCCCGTGTCCTGCGCCAGGAGTCAATTATGTTCCGTCTGGAAGGGGACGGTGTACCGGCGGGACCGGAAGCGGATTGGGGCCAAGCGTTGCACAAAAACCAAATGTTCAAAACAATACCGTTGCAGCGCTGGTACGTGGTGTGCGAGCGCGGCAAGGAAACGCTGGTGAAAGATTTCATTGGCTGTATGATGCAGGCCGGCAGGGGCATGAGTTTCCGGATTGCCGAACCGCAGAT CGTCACGGTACAAAATGACAGCGGCCAAGCGTACAATCAAATGTTGGCCAAGCTGTTCAACGAAGATCTGCAGCTGGTGATGTGCGTTGTACCGAACGATCGGGCTGATCGTTATGCCTCCATCAAGAAAGTGTGTTGTGTCCAGCGTGCGATACCTTGCCAGGTGATGAAGTCGCGCACGATCACACCGAAGAACGGGAACGTCCGCACACTGATGTCCGTGGCAACGAAGGTCGTCATTCAGCTAAACTGCAAACTCGGCGGCATACCGTGGATGGTGAAGAATCCGCTCGGCCATGCGATGGTGGTTGGTTTTGACGTGTGCCACGATACGAACGACAAGTCGAAATCGTTCGGTGCCCTCGTGGCCACGATGTACTCACCGAAACAGGTCGATCCGAAGTACTTTTCCACGATCGAGCCACACAAGCGGGGCGAAGAACTGTCCAACTTTATCGCGTCCGGCATCGGGAAGTCGCTCCGGGAGTACCAGCGTGCGTACGGTGCGAATAATTTGCCGCGCCGTATTATACTGTACCGCGACGGTGTCGGCGAAGGTCAGCTGGGCCATGTGGTGAACTTCGAAACCAAGACGATCAAGAGCACGCTAAACCAGATCTATGCGAACTTTAAGGACTTTAAGCCGATGCTTACCATAATGGTGGTGAACAAGCGTATCAACACGCGCCTGTTTATGGCGGACCGTAATCCACCGCCGGGCACGATCGTTGATGACATCATTACTTTGCCGGAAAG ATCCGATTTCTACATGATTTCGCAAACCGTCCGCCAGGGTACGGTATCACCGACCTCGTACAATATTGTACACGACGAAAGTGGCTTAACGGTGGATCAGCTGCAGGTGTACACCTCCAAACAGACCCATCTGTACTACAACTGGTGTGGTACGATTGCCGTCCCGGCAGTTTGCCAATATGCTCACAAGCTGGCATTCTTAACATCGCAGCACCTTCACCAACAGCCGAACCAAAATCTGAGCAATCGTCTCTACTATTTGTAG